In one window of Helianthus annuus cultivar XRQ/B chromosome 17, HanXRQr2.0-SUNRISE, whole genome shotgun sequence DNA:
- the LOC110921041 gene encoding uncharacterized protein At1g03900, producing MDKNQNPSNSNTNKDHNPPILDDSGDIEPAELILFQVSECYVYLIPPRKTAASYRADEWDINKWAWEGTMKVVSKGEECIIKLEDKTTGELYARAFLRDGEPHPVEPVIDSSRYFVLRVEENIGGRLRHAFIGIGFRERPQAYDFQAALHDHMKYLNKKKTAEEMEQQFQQTSSVDYSLKDGETLVLQLKNKGGSSMRSKFFEQGLNNPADQKEKGKKEVAITSIPPPPPPSPLSPPVNAVNNPLAPSRLALDESPKDKSLTSVDQQPNEPHSAQDLPDDDFGDFQAA from the exons ATGGACAAAAACCAGAATCCATCGAACAGTAATACCAACAAGGATCACAATCCCCCAATTTTAGATGATTCCGGCGACATTGAACCCGCTGAACTCATTCTCTTTCAAGTCTCTGAATGTTACGTCTATTTG ATACCTCCAAGGAAGACTGCAGCTTCCTACAG GGCTGATGAATGGGATATAAACAAATGGGCTTGGGAGGGAACAATGAAAGTAGTAAGCAAGGGAGAAGAGTGTATTATCAAACTTGAAGATAAGACAACAG GTGAACTGTATGCCCGGGCATTTTTAAGAGATGGAGAGCCTCATCCTGTGGAGCCTGTAATTGATAGCAGCCG ATATTTTGTTTTACGTGTGGAAGAGAACATTG GTGGTCGTCTTCGCCATGCTTTTATTGGTATAGGCTTTAGAGAAAGACCTCAAGCATATGATTTCCAAGCCGCTCTTCATGATCATATGAA GTACCTTAACAAGAAGAAAACtgccgaagagatggaacagCAGTTCCAACAGACTTCTTCAGTTGATTACAGTTTAAAAGATGGAGAAACTCTGGTGCTTCAACTAAAAAAT AAAGGTGGTAGCAGCATGAGGTCCAAGTTCTTCGAGCAGGGACTAAATAATCCCGCAGATCAAAAAGAAAAGGGTAAGAAGGAGGTTGCAATTACTAgtataccaccaccaccaccgccttcACCACTTTCACCACCAGTTAATGCCGTAAACAACCCTCTGGCACCCTCAAGGTTGGCTCTTGATGAAAGTCCAAAAGATAAGTCTTTGACCTCAGTTGACCAGCAACCAAATGAACCTCATTCTGCTCAAGACCTGCCAGATGATGATTTTGGAGATTTTCAAGCAGCATAA